The following coding sequences are from one Pseudomonas mendocina window:
- the ppk1 gene encoding polyphosphate kinase 1, which yields MNTEGLNSELLDGSVAQAETQAEVAAEPTVAEVPAPAPVVVPSLDDSSLYIHRELSQLQFNIRVLEQALDESYPLLERLKFLLIFSSNLDEFFEIRVAGLKKQINFAREQAGADGLLPHQALARISELVHEQVDRQYAILNDTLFPALAKHNINFIRRRYWTTKLKTWVRRYFRDEIAPIITPIGLDPTHPFPLLVNKSLNFIVELEGVDAFGRDSGLAIIPAPRLLPRIIRVPEEVGGPGANYVFLSSMIHAHADDLFQGMKVKGCYQFRLTRNADLSVDTEDVEDLARALRGELFSRRYGDAVRLEVVDTCPKHLTDQLLKQFGLAESELYQVNGPVNLTRLFSITGLDSHPELQYTPFTPVIPKLLQNAENIFSVVSKQDILLLHPFESFTPVVDLLRQAAKDPHVLAIKQTLYRSGANSEIVDALVEAARNGKEVTAVIELRARFDEESNLQLASRLQAAGAVVIYGVVGFKTHSKMMLILRRENGEIRRYAHLGTGNYHAGNARLYTDYSLLTADVALGEDVSKLFSQLIGMGKTLRMKKLLHAPFTLKKTLLDLIAKETAAAAEGKPAQIIAKFNALTDPKIIRALYKASQTGVKIDLVVRGMCSLRPGVPGVSHNIQVRSIIGRFLEHTRVYYFLNGGDEMIYLSSADWMERNLDKRVETCFPVEGKKLITRVKKELESYLTDNTQAWVLQPDGRYVRQQPTGNQNPRNAQAGLLEKLTAPVIVTR from the coding sequence ATGAACACCGAAGGACTCAACAGCGAATTGCTAGACGGATCAGTGGCGCAGGCCGAAACCCAGGCGGAAGTCGCCGCCGAGCCGACTGTCGCGGAGGTACCGGCACCCGCCCCCGTGGTGGTGCCGAGCCTGGATGACAGCAGCCTGTACATCCATCGCGAGCTGTCCCAGCTGCAATTCAACATCCGCGTGCTGGAGCAGGCGCTGGACGAGTCCTATCCGCTGCTCGAACGCCTGAAGTTCCTGCTGATCTTCTCCAGCAACCTCGACGAGTTCTTCGAGATTCGCGTTGCCGGCCTGAAGAAACAGATCAATTTTGCCCGTGAGCAGGCCGGTGCCGACGGCCTGTTGCCGCATCAGGCACTGGCGCGGATTTCCGAGCTGGTGCACGAACAGGTGGATCGCCAGTACGCCATCCTCAACGACACCTTGTTCCCGGCGCTGGCCAAGCACAACATCAACTTCATCCGGCGTCGTTACTGGACGACCAAGCTCAAGACCTGGGTTCGCCGTTACTTCCGCGACGAGATCGCGCCGATCATCACGCCGATCGGCCTCGACCCGACCCACCCGTTCCCGCTGCTGGTCAACAAGAGCCTGAACTTCATCGTCGAGCTGGAAGGCGTCGATGCCTTCGGTCGCGACTCCGGTCTGGCGATCATCCCGGCGCCGCGTCTGCTGCCGCGCATCATCCGCGTACCGGAAGAGGTGGGTGGCCCGGGCGCCAACTACGTGTTCCTGTCGTCGATGATCCACGCGCACGCCGACGACCTGTTCCAGGGCATGAAGGTCAAGGGCTGCTACCAGTTCCGCCTGACCCGTAACGCCGACCTGTCGGTGGACACCGAAGATGTCGAAGACCTGGCGCGTGCACTGCGCGGCGAGCTGTTCAGCCGTCGCTATGGTGATGCGGTGCGCCTGGAGGTGGTCGACACCTGCCCGAAACACCTGACCGATCAGTTGCTCAAGCAATTCGGCCTGGCCGAGAGCGAGTTGTATCAGGTCAATGGCCCGGTCAACTTGACGCGCCTGTTCAGCATCACCGGCCTGGATAGCCACCCGGAGCTGCAGTACACGCCGTTCACCCCGGTGATCCCCAAGCTGCTGCAGAATGCCGAGAACATCTTCAGCGTGGTCAGCAAGCAGGACATCCTGCTGCTGCACCCGTTCGAGTCCTTCACGCCGGTGGTCGACCTGTTGCGCCAGGCCGCGAAAGACCCGCATGTGCTGGCGATCAAGCAGACCCTGTACCGTTCCGGCGCCAACTCGGAGATCGTCGATGCGCTGGTGGAAGCCGCGCGTAACGGCAAGGAAGTCACCGCGGTGATCGAACTGCGTGCACGCTTCGACGAGGAATCCAACCTGCAGCTGGCCAGCCGCCTGCAGGCCGCTGGTGCGGTGGTGATCTACGGAGTGGTCGGCTTCAAGACCCACTCGAAGATGATGCTGATCCTGCGCCGCGAGAACGGTGAGATCCGCCGCTACGCGCATCTCGGTACCGGCAACTACCACGCCGGTAACGCGCGCCTGTACACCGACTACAGCCTGCTCACCGCCGACGTGGCGCTGGGTGAGGATGTGTCCAAGCTGTTCAGCCAGTTGATCGGCATGGGCAAGACGCTGCGCATGAAGAAACTCCTGCACGCGCCGTTCACCCTGAAGAAAACCTTGCTCGACCTGATCGCCAAGGAAACCGCCGCGGCGGCCGAGGGCAAGCCGGCGCAGATCATCGCCAAGTTCAACGCGCTGACCGATCCGAAGATCATCCGCGCGCTGTACAAGGCCAGCCAGACCGGCGTGAAGATCGACCTGGTGGTGCGCGGCATGTGCAGCCTGCGCCCCGGTGTGCCTGGGGTTTCCCACAATATTCAGGTGCGCTCGATCATCGGCCGTTTCCTCGAGCACACGCGGGTGTATTACTTCCTCAACGGCGGCGACGAGATGATCTACCTGTCCAGCGCCGACTGGATGGAGCGCAACCTCGACAAGCGTGTGGAGACTTGCTTCCCGGTAGAGGGCAAGAAGCTCATCACGCGGGTGAAGAAGGAGCTGGAAAGCTACCTGACCGACAACACCCAGGCCTGGGTGCTGCAGCCTGATGGTCGCTACGTGCGCCAGCAGCCGACCGGCAACCAGAACCCGCGCAACGCGCAGGCTGGCCTGCTGGAGAAACTCACCGCCCCGGTAATCGTGACGCGATAA
- a CDS encoding ureidoglycolate lyase, whose protein sequence is MTPQPLRIEPLTRSAFAPFGEVIEMAGANAFPINAGTTTRYHDLAQLELAGEAPRTLVNLFEGKAWHAPIEIRMLERHPLGSQAFYPVDGGRMLIVVAPPGELDESEIRAFISAPDQGVNYSRGTWHHPLLCLQHPGRFLVIDRGGAGHNCDEQVLKQPLSMLNLAE, encoded by the coding sequence ATGACGCCGCAACCACTGCGTATCGAGCCACTGACCCGCAGCGCCTTCGCGCCCTTTGGCGAGGTGATCGAGATGGCCGGCGCCAACGCCTTCCCGATCAACGCCGGCACCACCACGCGCTATCACGACCTGGCGCAGTTGGAGCTGGCCGGCGAGGCACCGCGCACCCTGGTCAACCTGTTCGAGGGCAAGGCCTGGCATGCGCCCATCGAGATCCGCATGCTCGAACGCCACCCGCTGGGCAGCCAGGCCTTCTATCCGGTGGATGGCGGGCGTATGCTGATCGTCGTCGCACCGCCCGGTGAGCTGGACGAGTCGGAGATCCGCGCCTTCATCAGCGCACCGGATCAGGGCGTGAACTACTCCCGCGGCACCTGGCACCACCCGTTGCTGTGCCTGCAGCACCCCGGCCGCTTCCTCGTGATCGACCGCGGCGGTGCCGGGCACAACTGCGATGAACAGGTGCTGAAACAACCGCTGAGCATGCTGAACCTGGCGGAATAA
- a CDS encoding transporter substrate-binding domain-containing protein, whose protein sequence is MRKFHRTLLGTLFAALAFGAATAHADALEDISKAGVLKVAVPQDFPPFGSVGPDMKPRGLDIDTAQLLADKLAVKLELTPVNSTNRIPFLTTGKVDLVISSLGKNPEREAVIDFSAAYAPFYLGVFGPEDAAIASLDDLAGKTISVTRGSIEDIELSNVAPKGATIKRFEDNNSTIAAYLSGQVELIASGNVVMVAISEKNPKRVPSMKLKLKDSPVYVGVNKDQAALLDKVNTIIAAAKSDGSLDAISQKWLKQPLPAGL, encoded by the coding sequence ATGCGTAAATTTCACCGCACCCTGCTGGGTACCCTGTTCGCTGCCCTGGCCTTTGGCGCTGCCACCGCACATGCCGATGCCCTTGAAGACATCAGCAAGGCTGGCGTGCTGAAAGTCGCCGTGCCGCAGGATTTCCCACCATTCGGCTCGGTCGGCCCGGATATGAAACCGCGCGGCCTGGACATCGATACCGCACAGCTGCTGGCTGACAAGCTGGCAGTGAAGCTGGAGCTGACTCCGGTCAACAGCACCAACCGCATTCCTTTTCTCACCACCGGCAAGGTTGATCTGGTGATCTCCAGCCTCGGCAAGAACCCGGAGCGTGAAGCGGTGATCGATTTTTCCGCCGCCTATGCCCCCTTCTACCTCGGCGTGTTCGGCCCGGAAGACGCCGCCATCGCCAGCCTCGATGACCTGGCCGGCAAGACCATCAGCGTCACCCGCGGCTCCATCGAAGACATCGAGCTGAGCAACGTCGCCCCGAAAGGCGCCACCATCAAGCGCTTCGAGGACAACAACTCGACCATCGCCGCCTACCTGTCCGGCCAGGTCGAACTGATCGCCAGCGGCAACGTGGTGATGGTGGCCATCTCCGAGAAGAACCCCAAGCGCGTGCCGAGCATGAAACTCAAGCTCAAGGACTCGCCGGTGTACGTGGGTGTGAACAAGGATCAGGCCGCCCTGCTAGACAAGGTCAACACCATCATCGCCGCCGCCAAGAGCGACGGTAGCCTCGACGCGATCAGCCAGAAGTGGCTGAAGCAGCCTCTGCCGGCCGGCCTCTGA
- the rho gene encoding transcription termination factor Rho, translating into MNLTELKQKPIAELLDMAEQMGLENMARSRKQDIIFALLKKHAKSGEEISGDGVLEILQDGFGFLRSADSSYLAGPDDIYVSPSQIRRFNLRTGDTIVGKIRPPKEGERYFALLKVDSINFDRPENAKNKILFENLTPLFPNKRLTMEAGNGSTEDITGRVIDLCAPIGKGQRGLIVAPPKAGKTIMLQNIASNITRNNPECHLIVLLIDERPEEVTEMQRTVRGEVVASTFDEPPTRHVQVAEMVIEKAKRLVEHKKDVVILLDSITRLARAYNTVIPSSGKVLTGGVDAHALEKPKRFFGAARNIEEGGSLTIIATALVETGSKMDEVIYEEFKGTGNMELILDRRVSEKRVFPAININKSGTRREELLTGEEELSRMWILRKLLHPMDEIAAIEFLIDKLKATKTNDEFFLSMKRK; encoded by the coding sequence ATGAATCTGACCGAACTCAAGCAAAAGCCGATTGCCGAACTGCTGGACATGGCCGAACAAATGGGCCTGGAAAACATGGCTCGTTCGCGCAAGCAGGACATCATCTTCGCCCTGCTGAAAAAGCATGCCAAAAGCGGCGAGGAAATTTCCGGTGACGGCGTGCTGGAGATCCTCCAGGACGGTTTCGGCTTCCTGCGTAGCGCTGACTCCTCCTACCTGGCCGGCCCGGACGACATCTACGTCTCGCCCAGCCAGATCCGCCGTTTCAACCTGCGTACCGGTGACACCATCGTCGGCAAGATCCGTCCGCCGAAGGAAGGCGAGCGTTACTTCGCCCTGCTCAAGGTCGACAGCATCAACTTCGACCGTCCGGAAAACGCCAAGAACAAGATCCTGTTCGAGAACCTGACGCCGCTGTTCCCCAACAAGCGCCTGACCATGGAAGCCGGTAACGGCTCCACCGAGGACATCACCGGCCGTGTGATCGACCTCTGCGCGCCGATTGGCAAGGGCCAGCGCGGCCTGATCGTCGCCCCGCCGAAAGCGGGCAAGACCATCATGCTGCAGAACATCGCCTCGAACATCACCCGCAACAACCCCGAGTGCCACCTGATCGTTCTGCTGATCGACGAGCGCCCGGAAGAAGTGACCGAAATGCAGCGCACCGTGCGCGGCGAAGTGGTCGCCTCCACCTTCGACGAGCCGCCGACCCGCCACGTGCAGGTCGCCGAGATGGTGATCGAGAAGGCCAAGCGCCTGGTCGAGCACAAGAAGGACGTAGTCATCCTGCTCGACTCCATCACCCGTCTGGCGCGTGCCTACAACACCGTGATCCCGAGCTCTGGCAAGGTACTGACCGGTGGTGTCGACGCCCATGCCCTGGAGAAGCCGAAACGCTTCTTCGGCGCCGCGCGTAACATCGAAGAAGGCGGCTCGCTGACCATCATCGCCACCGCGCTGGTGGAAACCGGCTCGAAGATGGACGAAGTGATCTACGAGGAATTCAAAGGCACTGGCAACATGGAGCTGATCCTTGATCGCCGTGTTTCCGAGAAGCGTGTGTTCCCGGCGATCAACATCAACAAGTCGGGTACTCGTCGTGAAGAGCTGCTGACCGGTGAGGAAGAGCTGTCGCGCATGTGGATTCTGCGCAAGCTGCTGCACCCGATGGACGAAATCGCCGCCATCGAGTTTCTGATCGACAAGCTGAAAGCGACCAAGACGAACGACGAGTTCTTCCTGTCGATGAAGCGCAAATAA
- a CDS encoding amino acid ABC transporter ATP-binding protein, whose translation MSLLNVTALHKYYGENHVLKGIDLKVEEGEVVAIIGRSGSGKSTFLRTLNGLESINDGVIEVDGEYIDAARADLRSLRQKVGMVFQQFNLFPHLTVGENVMLAPQVVKKTSRADAEKIARQMLERVGLSEKFDAYPERLSGGQQQRVAIARALAMSPKVLLCDEITSALDPELVNEVLAVVKQLASEGMTLIMVTHEMRFAREVGDKLVFMHQGKVHEIGDPKALFAAPQTEELRNFIGSVNL comes from the coding sequence ATGTCACTGCTTAACGTCACCGCCCTGCACAAGTACTACGGCGAAAACCACGTGCTCAAGGGCATCGACCTCAAGGTCGAGGAAGGCGAAGTGGTCGCCATCATCGGTCGCAGCGGCTCGGGCAAGAGCACCTTCCTGCGCACCCTCAACGGCCTGGAATCGATCAACGACGGCGTGATCGAGGTCGACGGTGAGTATATCGACGCCGCGCGCGCCGACCTGCGTAGCCTGCGGCAGAAAGTCGGCATGGTGTTCCAGCAGTTCAACCTGTTCCCGCACCTGACCGTCGGCGAGAACGTCATGCTGGCGCCGCAGGTGGTGAAGAAGACCTCACGCGCCGACGCCGAAAAAATCGCCCGACAGATGCTCGAACGCGTCGGCCTGAGCGAAAAATTCGACGCCTACCCCGAGCGCCTGTCCGGTGGCCAGCAGCAACGCGTGGCCATCGCCCGCGCCCTGGCCATGTCGCCCAAGGTACTGCTGTGCGACGAGATCACCTCGGCGCTCGATCCGGAGCTGGTCAACGAAGTGCTAGCGGTGGTCAAGCAACTGGCCAGCGAAGGCATGACCCTGATCATGGTCACCCACGAGATGCGCTTCGCCCGCGAAGTCGGCGACAAGCTGGTGTTCATGCACCAGGGCAAGGTGCACGAGATCGGCGACCCGAAAGCCCTGTTCGCCGCGCCGCAGACCGAGGAGCTGCGCAACTTCATCGGTTCGGTGAACCTGTGA
- the ppx gene encoding exopolyphosphatase, with product MPQAPAESFPLIAAIDLGSNSFHMVLAKADNHEIRILERIGDKVQLAAGLDDERQLSEEAMQRGLDCLRRFAQFTTSLPEGAVRIVGTNALREARNRAVFIRRAEEILGHQVEVISGREEARLIYLGVSHSIADTPGKRLVADIGGGSTEFIIGQRFEPLLRESLQMGCVSFTQRYFKDGKITPARYAQAYTAARLELMSIEQGLRRLGWEDAVGASGTIKAVGLTIKAAGLGSGEVTAEGLAWLKRKVFKLGEVDKLDLDGIKPDRRGIFPAGLAILEAIFDACEIQRMSHSEGALREGVLYDLLGRHQHEDVRERTLSAFMERYHVDVDQAARVQAKALSALDKVAADWGLNDDWHRELLSWGAKVHEVGLDIAHYQYHKHGAYLIEHSDLAGFSRQDQQMLALLVRGHRRNIPKDKFADFGEEGVKLMRLCVLLRFAILFHHIRSTQSMPEVQFKVSDDSLEILFPEGWLAANPLTQADFEAEAEWLKRIDLTLSVR from the coding sequence ATGCCCCAAGCCCCTGCCGAGAGTTTTCCCCTGATCGCCGCCATCGATCTGGGCTCGAACAGTTTCCATATGGTGCTGGCCAAGGCCGACAATCACGAGATTCGCATCCTCGAGCGCATCGGCGACAAGGTGCAACTGGCGGCAGGCCTGGACGATGAACGCCAGCTCAGCGAGGAGGCCATGCAGCGCGGCCTTGATTGCCTGCGTCGTTTCGCCCAATTCACCACCAGCCTGCCGGAAGGTGCCGTGCGGATCGTCGGCACCAACGCCCTGCGCGAAGCGCGCAACCGCGCCGTGTTCATCCGCCGCGCCGAGGAAATCCTAGGTCATCAGGTCGAGGTGATTTCCGGCCGCGAAGAAGCCCGCCTGATCTATCTGGGCGTGTCCCACAGCATCGCCGACACGCCCGGCAAGCGCCTGGTCGCCGACATCGGCGGCGGCAGCACCGAATTCATCATCGGCCAGCGCTTCGAACCGTTGCTGCGTGAAAGCCTGCAGATGGGCTGCGTGAGCTTCACCCAGCGCTACTTCAAGGATGGCAAGATCACCCCGGCACGTTATGCCCAGGCCTACACCGCCGCACGCCTGGAGCTGATGAGCATCGAGCAGGGCCTGCGCCGCCTCGGCTGGGAAGACGCTGTCGGTGCTTCCGGCACCATCAAGGCGGTTGGCCTGACCATCAAGGCAGCGGGATTGGGCAGTGGCGAGGTGACGGCCGAAGGCCTGGCCTGGCTCAAGCGCAAGGTGTTCAAGCTGGGCGAGGTGGACAAGCTCGATCTCGATGGCATCAAACCGGATCGCCGCGGCATCTTCCCGGCTGGTCTGGCGATTCTCGAAGCGATCTTCGATGCCTGCGAGATTCAGCGCATGAGCCATTCCGAAGGAGCACTGCGCGAAGGCGTACTGTACGACCTGCTGGGCCGGCATCAGCATGAGGACGTGCGCGAGCGCACCCTGTCGGCGTTCATGGAGCGCTACCACGTCGACGTGGATCAGGCGGCGCGGGTTCAGGCCAAGGCCTTGTCAGCCTTGGACAAGGTGGCTGCCGACTGGGGCCTGAACGACGACTGGCACCGCGAGCTGTTGAGTTGGGGCGCCAAGGTACACGAGGTGGGCCTGGATATCGCTCACTATCAGTACCACAAGCACGGTGCCTACCTGATTGAACACTCCGACCTGGCCGGATTCTCGCGCCAGGATCAGCAAATGCTCGCCCTGTTGGTTCGTGGCCATCGGCGCAATATTCCCAAGGACAAATTCGCCGACTTCGGCGAGGAAGGCGTGAAGCTGATGCGCCTGTGCGTACTGCTACGCTTTGCCATCCTCTTCCATCACATCCGTAGCACGCAGAGCATGCCGGAAGTGCAATTCAAGGTCAGCGACGACAGCCTGGAAATCCTCTTCCCGGAAGGCTGGCTGGCAGCCAACCCGCTGACCCAGGCGGACTTCGAAGCCGAAGCCGAATGGCTCAAGCGCATCGACCTGACCCTGAGCGTGCGCTGA
- the trxA gene encoding thioredoxin TrxA translates to MSEFITNVSDASFDQDVIQAEGPVLVDYWAEWCGPCKMIAPVLDEIAKEYQGKLKICKLNIDENQETPPKYGVRGIPTLMLFKNGNVEATKVGALSKSQLAAFLDSNI, encoded by the coding sequence ATGAGCGAATTCATCACCAACGTCAGCGACGCCAGCTTCGACCAGGACGTCATCCAGGCTGAAGGTCCGGTTCTGGTCGATTACTGGGCTGAGTGGTGCGGCCCGTGCAAGATGATCGCGCCGGTGCTCGACGAGATCGCCAAGGAATACCAAGGCAAACTGAAGATCTGCAAACTGAACATCGACGAGAACCAGGAAACCCCGCCGAAATACGGTGTGCGCGGTATCCCGACCCTGATGCTGTTCAAGAACGGCAACGTCGAAGCGACCAAGGTTGGCGCACTGTCCAAGTCGCAACTGGCTGCTTTCCTCGACAGCAACATCTGA
- a CDS encoding amino acid ABC transporter permease — MAYQFDFAAVLQHSDLLLQGAAFTLGLTAIGTLLGVGLGIVGAILRAWRIRPFDRIFGAYVELIRNTPFIVQLFFIFFGLPSLGFRLNEWEAAVLAMVINLGAYSTEIIRAGIQAIPHGQLEAAAALAMSRFESFRYVVLRPALAKVWPALSSQIIIVMLGSAVCSQISTEELSFAANFIQSRNFRAFETYLLTTALYLVMAILVRQLLAWIGRRFIMGAR, encoded by the coding sequence ATGGCGTACCAGTTCGACTTCGCCGCCGTCCTGCAGCACAGCGACCTGCTGCTGCAGGGCGCGGCCTTCACCCTCGGCCTGACGGCGATCGGCACCCTGCTGGGCGTCGGTCTCGGCATCGTCGGGGCGATACTGCGCGCCTGGCGCATTCGCCCGTTCGACCGGATTTTCGGCGCCTACGTGGAGCTGATCCGCAATACGCCGTTCATCGTCCAGCTGTTCTTCATCTTCTTCGGCCTTCCCTCGCTCGGTTTTCGCCTGAACGAATGGGAAGCCGCGGTGCTGGCGATGGTGATCAACCTCGGCGCCTACTCGACGGAAATCATCCGCGCCGGCATCCAGGCCATCCCGCATGGCCAGCTGGAAGCTGCAGCGGCACTGGCCATGAGCCGCTTCGAAAGCTTCCGCTACGTGGTGCTGCGCCCGGCTCTGGCCAAGGTATGGCCGGCCCTGTCGAGCCAGATCATCATCGTCATGCTCGGCTCGGCGGTGTGCTCGCAGATTTCCACCGAGGAGTTGTCGTTCGCCGCCAACTTCATTCAGTCGCGCAACTTCCGCGCCTTCGAGACCTACCTGCTGACCACCGCGCTGTACCTGGTCATGGCCATCCTGGTTCGTCAGCTGCTGGCCTGGATCGGCCGCCGCTTCATCATGGGAGCCCGCTGA
- a CDS encoding FadR/GntR family transcriptional regulator, with the protein MNASAPRAVPEYALQAIRRLIEEEGYRPGDALPSQRDLAERLGVSRASLREALSSLSALGLVNVQAGKGVFVQETPKAEANGAFVWPFAAQVSAADTFQLRFALEGFACGLAAGVMTAEELDILEDNVEQMRRELRAENFEQATRLDFEFHQRILAASGNQAMFTLVTSSAEIFLESQKLPFIRPERAMETWQEHRKILKALARHAAGSAQKAMQQHIRAAALRTGIAFATLGD; encoded by the coding sequence ATGAATGCTTCTGCTCCCCGCGCGGTACCCGAATACGCCCTGCAGGCGATCCGTCGTCTGATCGAGGAAGAGGGCTATCGCCCTGGTGATGCCTTGCCCTCGCAGCGTGACCTGGCTGAGCGTCTGGGGGTCAGTCGTGCGTCGTTGCGCGAGGCGCTGTCATCGCTCAGCGCCCTGGGGCTGGTGAACGTGCAAGCCGGCAAGGGCGTATTCGTTCAGGAGACGCCGAAGGCCGAGGCGAATGGTGCTTTCGTCTGGCCTTTCGCTGCACAGGTGTCGGCGGCCGATACTTTCCAGTTGCGTTTTGCCCTGGAGGGTTTCGCCTGTGGCCTGGCCGCCGGGGTGATGACCGCAGAAGAACTGGACATCCTTGAGGACAATGTCGAGCAGATGCGCCGGGAGTTGCGTGCCGAGAATTTCGAGCAGGCGACGCGTCTGGATTTCGAGTTTCACCAACGTATCCTCGCTGCCAGCGGTAACCAGGCGATGTTCACCCTGGTGACCTCCAGTGCCGAGATCTTTCTGGAGAGCCAGAAGCTGCCGTTCATCCGCCCGGAGCGAGCGATGGAAACCTGGCAGGAGCACCGCAAGATCCTCAAGGCCCTGGCCCGGCATGCCGCGGGTTCGGCGCAGAAGGCCATGCAGCAGCATATCCGCGCCGCTGCGCTGCGTACCGGAATCGCTTTCGCCACCTTGGGCGATTGA
- the hemB gene encoding porphobilinogen synthase, with translation MSVTPANRLFPATRLRRNRRDEFSRRLVRENRLSVDDLILPVFVLDGENRREAVPSMPGVERLSIDLLLKEAEHWVALGIPALALFPVTPLEKKSLDGAEAWNPEGIAQRAIRALRAKFPELGVISDVALDPFTTHGQDGILDDDGYVQNDITVDALVKQALSHAEAGAQVVAPSDMMDGRIQAIREALELADHVNVRIMAYSAKYASAYYGPFRDAVGSAANLGKGSKNTYQMDPANGDEALHEVAADLAEGADMVMVKPGMPYLDIVWRVKDAYKVPTFAYQVSGEYAMHMAAIQNGWLSEAVILESLTAFKRAGADGILTYFAVRAAELLKPGQ, from the coding sequence GTGAGCGTTACCCCCGCCAACCGTCTGTTCCCTGCTACCCGTCTGCGTCGCAACCGCCGCGACGAGTTCTCTCGCCGTCTGGTGCGCGAGAACCGCCTGAGCGTCGATGACCTGATCCTGCCGGTATTCGTCCTCGACGGCGAAAACCGTCGCGAAGCCGTACCGTCCATGCCGGGCGTGGAGCGTCTGTCCATCGACCTGCTGCTCAAGGAAGCCGAACACTGGGTCGCGCTGGGCATTCCGGCGCTGGCGCTGTTCCCGGTCACGCCGCTGGAGAAGAAATCCCTCGACGGCGCCGAGGCCTGGAACCCGGAAGGCATCGCCCAGCGTGCGATCCGCGCCCTGCGCGCGAAATTCCCCGAGCTGGGGGTGATCAGCGACGTGGCCCTCGACCCGTTCACCACCCACGGTCAGGATGGCATCCTCGACGACGACGGCTACGTGCAGAACGACATCACCGTCGATGCGCTGGTCAAACAGGCGCTGTCGCATGCCGAGGCCGGCGCCCAGGTCGTGGCACCGTCGGACATGATGGATGGCCGCATCCAGGCGATCCGCGAGGCGCTGGAGCTGGCTGATCACGTCAACGTGCGCATCATGGCCTACTCGGCCAAGTACGCCAGCGCCTACTACGGTCCATTCCGCGATGCGGTCGGTTCGGCCGCCAACCTCGGCAAGGGCAGCAAGAACACCTACCAGATGGATCCGGCCAATGGTGACGAGGCGCTGCACGAAGTGGCCGCCGATCTCGCCGAAGGCGCCGACATGGTCATGGTCAAGCCGGGCATGCCCTACCTGGACATCGTCTGGCGCGTGAAGGACGCCTACAAGGTGCCGACCTTCGCCTATCAGGTCAGCGGCGAGTACGCCATGCACATGGCCGCGATCCAGAACGGTTGGCTGAGCGAAGCGGTCATACTGGAGTCGCTCACCGCCTTCAAACGTGCCGGTGCCGATGGCATCCTCACCTATTTCGCCGTGCGTGCGGCAGAACTGTTAAAACCGGGGCAATGA
- a CDS encoding amino acid ABC transporter permease produces MMDFTLWDILRNLLTGLQWTLLLSLVAFVCGGIAGLLVLLARLSPLAAPRILARGYIELFQGTPLLMQLFLVFFGIALLGIDVSPWLAAATALTLFTSAFLAEIWRGCVESITRGQWEAAESLAMSRLETLRHVILPQALRIAVAPTVGFSVQVVKGTAVTSIIGFTELTKTGSMLANATFEPFMVYGFVALGYFLLCYPLSLAAYRLERRLNVTA; encoded by the coding sequence CTGATGGACTTCACTCTCTGGGACATCCTGCGCAATCTGCTCACCGGCCTGCAGTGGACACTGCTGCTGTCGCTGGTGGCCTTCGTCTGCGGCGGTATCGCCGGCCTGCTGGTGTTACTGGCCCGGCTATCGCCGCTGGCGGCACCACGCATCCTCGCCCGTGGCTACATCGAACTGTTCCAGGGCACGCCACTGTTGATGCAGCTGTTCCTGGTGTTCTTCGGTATCGCCCTGCTCGGTATCGACGTATCGCCCTGGCTGGCCGCCGCCACCGCGCTGACGCTGTTCACCAGCGCCTTTCTCGCCGAAATCTGGCGCGGCTGCGTCGAGTCAATCACCCGCGGCCAGTGGGAGGCCGCCGAAAGCCTGGCCATGAGCCGCCTGGAAACCCTGCGCCACGTGATCCTGCCACAGGCGCTGCGCATCGCCGTGGCACCCACCGTCGGCTTCTCGGTGCAGGTGGTCAAGGGCACCGCGGTGACCTCGATCATCGGCTTCACCGAACTGACCAAGACCGGCAGCATGCTGGCCAACGCCACCTTCGAACCGTTCATGGTCTACGGCTTCGTCGCCCTCGGTTACTTCCTGCTCTGCTACCCGCTCTCGCTCGCTGCATACCGCCTGGAAAGGAGGCTGAATGTCACTGCTTAA